The Peromyscus eremicus chromosome 11, PerEre_H2_v1, whole genome shotgun sequence genome includes a window with the following:
- the LOC131921928 gene encoding zinc finger protein 493-like → MEVGPGCRASLQEMLSFRDVAIDFSAEEWECLGPAQWSLYRDVMLENYSNLVFLGLAFSKPYLVTFLEQRQEPSDVKRQAAAIQTDIKPYKCKECGKACDWDSLLEYQRIHPGEKAFKCEECDKASDSCSVLSEHQIIDTGEKAYKCEECGKAICTCSGHSSYQRICIGENPYKCEECGKAFPTYSCLTEHEVEHTEQKFYSCEECGKLFYCHSHLTEHQRIHFQENSFKIEVCSEDFCSPMELSNDQRFCTEEKPYKYEECVKVFSACSMLSDHPRIHPGEKAYKCEECGNAFCALHSVSKQLKIDCEVKSYKCEECGKVFPSHLSLIQHKIGHTREKPYQCEECGKMFYCSSNLKQHQITHSQEKPYKCEVCGKVFRTCWQLSKHLRIHSGEKPYKCEECGKAFYTLSYLTHHKLGHTGEKPYKCEECGKTFYYPSVLKEHQAIHSGEKPYRCEECGKDFCTRSGRSRHQRIHTGEKPYKCEQCGKAFSTHSYLSHHKIVHTGHKPYKCEECGKKFYYPSRLKEHQRIHSQENPYKCEICGKAFYTHSYFTQHKLGHTGEKPYKCEECGKTFYYPSILREHQAIHSGKKPYRCEECGKDFCTRSGRSRHQRIHTGEKPHKCEECGKVFSTHSYLTQHKVVHSGEKPYKCEECGKKFYYPSRLKEHQRIHSQENPYKCEICGSVFCTPKGLSKHQRFHTGEKPYKCEECGKMFYYPSRLKEHQRIHSQENPYKCEICGKAFYTHSYLTQHKLGHTGEKPYKCEECGKTFYYPSILREHQAIHSGKKPYRCEECGKDFCTRSGRSRHQRIHTGEKPYKCEQCGKAFSTHSYLSQHKVVHSGEKPYKCEECGKMFYYPSRLKEHQRIHSQENSYKCEVCGKVFSAHLELATHLNIHSAGV, encoded by the exons ATGGAGGTTGGTCCAGGCTGCCGCGCATCTCTGCAG GAAATGCTGTCATTCAGGGATGTGGCCATTGATTTCTCTGCAGAGGAGTGGGAATGCCTGGGCCCTGCTCAGTGGAGTCTGTACAgggatgtgatgctggagaattACAGCAACCTTGTGTTCCTGG GGCTTGCTTTTTCTAAGCCATACCTGGTCACCTTTCTAGAGCAAAGACAAGAGCCTTCAGACGTGAAGAGACAAGCAGCTGCCATACAAACAG ATATAAAACCAtataaatgtaaagaatgtggcaaAGCCTGTGATTGGGACTCACTCCTTGAATACCAGAGAATTCATCCAGGAGAGAAAGCCTTTAAGTGTGAAGAGTGTGATAAGGCTTCCGATTCTTGCTCCGTACTTTCTGAACACCAGATAATTGATACAGGAGAGAAAgcctacaagtgtgaagaatgtggcaaagCCATTTGTACTTGCTCAGGACATTCTAGCTACCAGAGAATTTGTATTGGAGAGAACccctacaagtgtgaagaatgtggaaaagccttcCCCACTTATTCATGTCTTACTGAGCACGAGGTAGAACACACTGAACAAAaattctatagctgtgaagagtgTGGAAAGCTGTTTTATTGTCATTCTCACCTTACAgaacatcaaagaattcattttCAAGAGAATTCCTTTAAGATTGAAGTGTGTAGCGAGGACTTTTGTTCTCCCATGGAACTTTCTAACGACCAGAGattttgtactgaagagaagcccTACAAGTATGAAGAATGTGTTAAGGTCTTTAGTGCTTGCTCAATGCTTTCTGATCACCCAAGAATTCATCCAGGAGAGAAAGCCTACAAGTGTGAAGAGTGTGGCAATGCCTTTTGTGCACTCCATTCAGTCTCTAAACAGCTGAAAATTGATTGTGAAGTGAAGtcctacaagtgtgaagaatgtgggaAAGTCTTTCCTAGTCATCTTTCCCTGATTCAGCATAAGATAGgtcatactagagagaaaccttaccaatgtgaagaatgtggcaaaATGTTTTACTGTTCTTCAAACCTTAAGCAACATCAAATAACTCATTCTCaagagaaaccctacaagtgtgaagTATGTGGCAAGGTCTTTAGAACTTGCTGGCAACTTTCTAAACACCTGAGaatccattctggagagaaaccatacaagtgtgaagagtgtggcaaagcctttTATACGCTCTCATACCTTACTCATCACAAATTAggtcatactggggagaaaccttacaaGTGTGAGGAATGTGGCAAGACCTTTTACTATCCTTCAGTCCTTAAGGAACACCAAGCAATTCactctggagagaaaccatacagGTGTGAAGAATGCGGCAAGGACTTCTGTACGCGCTCAGGACGTTCTAGACACCAgcgaattcatactggagagaaaccctacaagtgtgagCAATGTGGAAAGGCCTTTTCCACTCATTCATACCTTTCTCATCACAAGATAGTTCACACTGGCCATAAACCCTACAAGTGTGAGGAATGTGGCAAAAAATTTTACTATCCTTCTCGCCTTAAGgaacatcaaagaattcattctCAAGAGAACCCTTACAAGTGTGAAATTTGTGGCAAAGCCTTTTATACTCACTCATACTTTACTCAGCACAAATTAggtcatacaggagagaaaccttacaagtgTGAGGAATGTGGCAAGACCTTTTACTATCCTTCAATCCTTAGGGAACACCAAGCGATTCATTCTGGAAAGAAACCATACAGGTGTGAAGAATGCGGCAAGGACTTCTGTACGCGCTCAGGACGTTCTAGACaccaaagaattcatactggagagaaaccccacAAATGTGAAGAATGTGGGAAAGTCTTTTCTACTCATTCATACCTTACTCAGCATAAGGTGGTTcactctggagagaaaccctacaagtgtgagGAATGTGGCAAAAAGTTTTACTATCCTTCTCGCCTTAAGgaacatcaaagaattcattctCAAGAGAACCCTTACAAGTGTGAAATTTGTGGCAGTGTCTTTTGTACTCCCAAAGGACTTTCTAAACACCAGAGATTCCACaccggagagaaaccctacaagtgtgaagaatgtggaaaGATGTTTTACTATCCTTCTCGCCTTAAGgaacatcaaagaattcattctCAAGAGAACCCTTACAAGTGTGAAATTTGTGGCAAAGCCTTTTATACTCACTCATACCTTACTCAGCACAAATTAGGTCATAcgggagagaaaccttacaagtgTGAGGAATGTGGCAAGACCTTTTACTATCCTTCAATCCTTAGGGAACACCAAGCGATTCATTCTGGAAAGAAACCATACAGATGTGAAGAATGCGGCAAGGACTTCTGTACGCGCTCAGGACGTTCTAGACACCAgcgaattcatactggagagaaaccctacaagtgtgagCAATGTGGAAAGGCCTTTTCCACTCATTCATACCTTTCACAGCACAAGGTGGTTcactctggagagaaaccctacaagtgtgagGAATGTGGAAAGATGTTTTACTATCCTTCTCGCCTTAAGgaacatcaaagaattcattctCAAGAGAATTCCTACAAGTGTGAAGTGTGTGGCAAAGTCTTTAGTGCTCACTTAGAACTTGCTACACACCTGAATATTCATTCTGCTGGTGTGTAG